The candidate division KSB1 bacterium genomic interval CAAGGTCGGGAAGTGGGGGAATCTCTACGGGGAAGTGCAGTACGTACGGTGCGGATCGCACCTCTTTCAAGCGTGAGCCGCATGTGTTGTGAAGCTCGCCGGGGCGGGGCTCGGCAGGCCACGGCAGGTAAGTACGCACCAGAATGGCAAAGCTCGTCTGCGCCTCTATCCGGGGGATTACCCAGATCAGCGTGTCCTCCCTCGTTTCAAAAGTGTCGGGTTTTGAGGACACAAAACGCATCCCTGGGGGGAGGAAGTCCCATACCACAACGCTGTCCGCGGCCCAATTACCCGTATTGCGGACTGTGATTATGAACAATATCGAATCCGAGCCGAAATAGGCGCCGGTGACCAGTCTCTTGTCCGTCTGCGTCCGGGCTTGAAAAACCGCGATAACGTCCGCTGCGGAGGAACTCGCCCGATACCCGGGAGAGCGGATGGTCGCTACCCCTGTAAGGGTCCGCGTCTCCAATGCGTCCGGCGCGAGTCGTAGCCGCACCTCTACCTCGCCTCTTTCTCCCGGCCGGAGAGTCCCGATCGGAAAGATGGCCCATCGAAACTTGGAACCGGTGACAAACTCGGTGTCCGCTGCAGCCCTGCTTAAGGACACCAGCTCGGTGAAGTACTGGCCGGCCGCTTCATTAGGGCCGAAGAAATGTAGGATCACGCTATCCGCTGTGGAGGTCCCCGCATTGTGATATTCGACGCGGAAGGTAATAATCTGGTCGGCTGTTCTTACGGTCTCAGGACTCGCGGTCACCCGGAGTAGGAGAAACGGCTCCGCCAGAAGTTCGTGCTGATCCGCAAATTGAGCCTGGAGGGATCCGGAGAGAGCGGCCGTGGACAGACCGACCACCAGTACAATCGCCACTCCCCTGGCCGTAGCACCGCGATGCCTCAGGCGAACTCCACCTTCGTTCATGGCAAGCCTCCCTTCCCTAGCGTGGAATGCACCCCTCCCTCTTTGCACGCGGGCGGGAACGCCCTCCCCCGCAGCAATAAGGACCACCGTCCTCCGCACAGCTCGACGAAACGATCCGCTTCTCCTCCCTGTCCGTCCGCGCCTTCGCCTTTTCCCAAGCCAGGCCAGCGAGCCCTAGAACTACCTTTTTTCCTCCGGAATCATTTTGAACTCGACCCGCCGGTTCTTCTGTCGGTTTTCCTCGCTCGTGTTTTCGACCGCGGGCATGCTCTCCCCATAGCCCTTCGCCACGAGCCGGGAGGGGTCGATCCCATGTTCTACCAGGAACCGGCGCACGGACTCCGCTCGACGCTGACTCAGATCAAGGTTGTACTCCTCCGACCCGATGTCATCCGTATGCCCCTGGATTTCCATGCGCAAATTGGGGTACTTTTCGAGGAACTCGACTGCCTGGAGAAGGTCAGCCGTAGACTCTCGCCGGAGGCGGTCGCTATTGAAGTCGAAAAACACCAAGTTAGCCCTGAATTTGAAGCCAGCCTCCAGGTCAACTTTGGTTAGGGTCACTTCAATCGGCGTTTGCTCCGACTTCTTGGCCAAGACGAGCTTTTCGCTGAAAGGAGCATAACCCTCGGCCATGTAGAAGAGGCCGAAGTCTTTGCCCTCCGGTACATCCAACTCGACTTCCCCGGTGTACAAGTCCGTGTAAGCCTGCCCAACGATGCTACCATCCTGGAGGCGTTTGATCTGCAGTAACGCGGAGATCGGCTTGCCCGTGCTGGCATCCACCACCTTGCGCCGGATGCGCCTTGTCACCTTCACCGGATGCAGATGGAAATCCTTTATCAGCTCCCGATACGTGTCTTGTAGCCTTATGTCGTAACGAACCCCGTAGTCAACGTACCCCTGGGCCCTCGCCAAAACGCTGTACACACGAGCTGAGGGAAGTACCACCAAGTATTCCCCAGTCTCAGCATTGCTGTTCGTTACGGTCAAGTCTTCACCAGCGTCCAGCAAGCGAACGTGGATTTCGGCCGCGACAGGCTTGCGTGAATAGGCATCCAACACCTTCCCCTTCACTGTAGTGACCGGTTGGGGACGCATCTCCGGCGGGAGGTCGATTTCGTAGAGATCGAGGCCTCCGTACCCGCCGGGCATCGAGGAACAGAAATAGCCCTTACCGCCGGCTGCCGGGATCGAAAAATACTTCTCGTCCCCCATGCTGTTGATCCAGGGTCCGAGGTTCACGGCCGGTTCCCAGCCGGACTCAGTCCGACGCGCCATGTAGAGATCATAACCGCCGTACCCTCCAGGGCGATTCGAGGCGAAATACAAGGTCCGACCGTCACCGTGGATAAAGGGCGATACCTCGTCAAAGGGAGTATTCACCTCCGGCCCCAACCGAACGGCCTGGGTCCAACCCGTATCCGCCCAGGTCGAAAACCAGATATCCGTGCCCATTTCCGTCTCGCGGGAAAAATAAAGAGTCCGCCCATCCGCTGAGATACTGGGATGCGCCTCCCACCAGCGGCTATTGATGGCGGGACCCAGATTGCGCGGCTCAGACCAGGTCAACCCCACCAGATTGGCCACGTAGATGTCGCAGTGTCCGTAGCCCTCAGGATCGAAACATTTGGCGAAGTAGATACGCTGACCATCGGCCGAGACGCAGGGAGACCCTTCGTAGCCATCGGTGTTAACGGGTGGGCCCAGGTTTCTGGCCGCGGTCCACCGACCTTGGGTCCACACCGCTACGTAAAAGTCCTCGGTTCCCCTTGGCCCATCCGGGGTTAGCACAAACCCCACGCCCCCAATCCGGTTCGAGGTGAAGAAGAGACGGGTGCCATCCGCGGTCACGCTTGGGCTGAAGTCATCGTACCTTGAGTTCACGGACGGGCCCAGGTTTCTGGGCTGCGCTTTCCACTCGATCTTCCGCATGGGCTGCCCAGCCGGTTCTCTCTGCAAATAGACTTTCGCGTATACCTTCTTGGCCTGCTCCCTTAATCGCATGGCGTTGACCGCTTCCTCCGTCGACAACCCGACTACCCCGTGCCCCTTTTCTTGTCTCTCCCGGCCTATGGTCGATGGCGGGTCTGCGGGAGATTCGGTGGTCGAGCCTCTCGCCTCAGCGGCCGACTCATCCCTCGGCGACAGGGCCGCGGTGGCGTCGGGACAGTAGCGGAGGGCAAGCTCGACGCTCCGAGTGGCGTTCTCGGGCTCCCGGCTGCCCCGGTAATTCCTGGCCTCAGCCAGATGGCGTTCTGCCCATCTCTTCTCTCGCGGCTTCCCGTAGTGGTGCACAAAGGAAATCCCCCAGGCAAAGCGACCCGGAGTCTGGGTACTCCCCCACAGACCTTCAGCCGTGGGCAGCGTTTCCAGCCCCGTCGCCACCGCGCTGATCAGTTCCAGTCCCAGAAACGTTACGCGCGCGCCACCCGAAACGAGTTTCGAGTTGGCGTCGTAGCGA includes:
- a CDS encoding OmpA family protein — translated: MGLGLGLTGLYDAVTEVNDLRLSAGCCVRASGLALGVSTLNLDAWGKARRSGSPPRIVLFGAGLQVSPWLELAGDFRFLWREKTSARDGRWTLRGFSWLRGAEYALGAKVRPSHFLELALRYDANSKLVSGGARVTFLGLELISAVATGLETLPTAEGLWGSTQTPGRFAWGISFVHHYGKPREKRWAERHLAEARNYRGSREPENATRSVELALRYCPDATAALSPRDESAAEARGSTTESPADPPSTIGRERQEKGHGVVGLSTEEAVNAMRLREQAKKVYAKVYLQREPAGQPMRKIEWKAQPRNLGPSVNSRYDDFSPSVTADGTRLFFTSNRIGGVGFVLTPDGPRGTEDFYVAVWTQGRWTAARNLGPPVNTDGYEGSPCVSADGQRIYFAKCFDPEGYGHCDIYVANLVGLTWSEPRNLGPAINSRWWEAHPSISADGRTLYFSRETEMGTDIWFSTWADTGWTQAVRLGPEVNTPFDEVSPFIHGDGRTLYFASNRPGGYGGYDLYMARRTESGWEPAVNLGPWINSMGDEKYFSIPAAGGKGYFCSSMPGGYGGLDLYEIDLPPEMRPQPVTTVKGKVLDAYSRKPVAAEIHVRLLDAGEDLTVTNSNAETGEYLVVLPSARVYSVLARAQGYVDYGVRYDIRLQDTYRELIKDFHLHPVKVTRRIRRKVVDASTGKPISALLQIKRLQDGSIVGQAYTDLYTGEVELDVPEGKDFGLFYMAEGYAPFSEKLVLAKKSEQTPIEVTLTKVDLEAGFKFRANLVFFDFNSDRLRRESTADLLQAVEFLEKYPNLRMEIQGHTDDIGSEEYNLDLSQRRAESVRRFLVEHGIDPSRLVAKGYGESMPAVENTSEENRQKNRRVEFKMIPEEKR